A region of Vigna radiata var. radiata cultivar VC1973A unplaced genomic scaffold, Vradiata_ver6 scaffold_48, whole genome shotgun sequence DNA encodes the following proteins:
- the LOC106752794 gene encoding berberine bridge enzyme-like 13, whose translation MVSPIIPLSLLVLLLSVSLAISASLEQSFVQCLKLNSGTKSSPDSLIYSPSNPSFTSILDSTGQNLRCLVPSAPKPEFILTPDSDSLVQAAVICSKKLGIHFIVRSGGHDYEGISYVSEIETPFIIIDLVKLRGINVDIKSNTAWVQAGATTGELYYRIYEKSSIHGFPAGLCTSLGIGGHITGGAYGSMMRKYGLGVDNVIDAKIVDANGRILDRKAMGEDLFWAIRGGGGGSFGILLWWKVKLVPVPPTVTVFTVTKSLEQGATKILHRWQEVAPYIDENLFIRVIIQPSSAANKTQRTVTTSYNALFLGGARTLLQIMKKSFPELGLTRKDCLETSWIKSVLYVAGFPSGTPPEVLLKGKPTFKNFFKAKSDFVRKPIPETGLEGLWQRLLIEDSPLMIWNPYGGKMSQFSESDTPFPHRNGTLYKIQYLTLWEKGDKNPAKHIDWIRKLYNFMGLYVSSFPREAYVNYRDLDLGENTKNSRTYEKARSWGYSYYKNNFEKLVRIKTQVDPQNVFRHEQSIPTHRF comes from the coding sequence ATGGTGTCTCCAATCATACCCCTGTCACTTTTAGTCCTCCTTCTATCAGTTTCATTGGCTATTTCAGCTTCACTTGAACAGAGTTTTGTCCAATGTCTCAAATTGAATTCAGGAACAAAATCTTCACCTGATTCATTAATTTACAGTCCAAGCAACCCTTCATTCACCAGCATCCTTGATTCAACCGGACAGAACCTAAGATGTTTGGTGCCTTCAGCACCAAAACCTGAGTTTATATTAACCCCCGACAGTGATTCTCTTGTCCAAGCAGCAGTAATTTGCTCGAAGAAACTTGGGATACACTTCATTGTGAGAAGTGGAGGCCATGACTACGAGGGAATCTCTTATGTTTCAGAAATTGAGACCCCCTTCATAATTATTGACCTGGTCAAGCTCCGTGGCATCAATGTTGATATCAAAAGCAACACCGCTTGGGTTCAAGCTGGTGCCACGACTGGTGAACTGTACTACAGAATATATGAGAAGAGTTCCATTCATGGTTTCCCTGCAGGCCTTTGCACAAGCTTAGGCATTGGAGGGCACATTACAGGAGGAGCATATGGAAGCATGATGAGAAAGTATGGCCTTGGGGTGGATAATGTCATAGATGCTAAAATTGTTGATGCCAATGGCAGAATTCTTGACAGGAAAGCCATGGGAGAAGACCTGTTTTGGGCAATAagaggaggtggaggtggaAGCTTTGGGATCCTTCTTTGGTGGAAGGTAAAGCTGGTTCCTGTGCCACCAACTGTGACTGTTTTTACAGTTACCAAGAGCCTTGAACAAGGTGCAACCAAGATTCTTCACAGATGGCAGGAAGTGGCTCCTTATATTGATGAAAACCTGTTCATCAGAGTCATCATTCAGCCATCCAGTGCTGCAAATAAGACTCAGAGGACTGTCACAACTTCTTACAATGCTCTCTTCCTTGGTGGGGCAAGGACACTCCTccaaattatgaagaaaagctTCCCTGAGTTGGGTTTGACAAGAAAGGATTGCTTGGAAACTAGCTGGATCAAATCTGTGCTTTATGTTGCGGGCTTTCCAAGTGGCACCCCTCCTGAAGTACTTCTCAAAGGAAAGCCAACATTCAAGAACTTCTTCAAGGCCAAATCAGATTTTGTGAGAAAACCAATCCCAGAAACGGGTCTTGAAGGGCTGTGGCAAAGGTTGCTGATAGAAGATAGCCCCTTGATGATTTGGAATCCGTATGGTGGAAAGATGAGCCAGTTTTCAGAATCTGACACCCCGTTTCCTCACAGAAATGGAACACTGTATAAAATTCAGTACCTGACTTTGTGGGAAAAGGGAGACAAGAATCCTGCAAAGCACATAGATTGGATTAGGAAACTTTACAACTTCATGGGTCTTTATGTTTCTAGCTTTCCAAGGGAAGCATATGTGAATTACAGGGACCTTGATTTGGGAGAAAACACCAAGAACAGCAGGACCTACGAAAAGGCACGTTCTTGGGGCTATAGTTATTACAAGAACAACTTCGAAAAATTGGTAAGGATTAAGACCCAAGTGGATCCTCAAAACGTCTTCAGGCATGAGCAGAGTATCCCAACTCATCGATTCTGA